A genome region from Geodermatophilus bullaregiensis includes the following:
- the rpsR gene encoding 30S ribosomal protein S18 yields MPKPPVRKPKKKVCQFCKDKATYVDYKDTTLLRKFISDRGKIRARRVSGNCSQHQRDVATAVKNSREMALLPYTSTAR; encoded by the coding sequence GTGCCCAAGCCCCCCGTGCGCAAGCCCAAGAAGAAGGTCTGCCAGTTCTGCAAGGACAAGGCGACCTACGTCGACTACAAGGACACGACGCTGCTGCGGAAGTTCATCTCCGACCGCGGCAAGATCCGTGCCCGCCGCGTGAGCGGCAACTGCAGCCAGCACCAGCGGGACGTCGCCACGGCCGTCAAGAACAGCCGTGAGATGGCCCTGCTGCCCTACACCTCGACGGCGCGCTGA
- a CDS encoding single-stranded DNA-binding protein has product MAGETVITVIGNLTSDPELRFTPSGAAVANFTVASTPRTFDRQSQEWKDGEALFLRCNVWRQAAENVAESLTRGSRVIVSGRLKQRSFETKEGEKRTVVELEVDEIGPSLRYATAKVTKASRGEGGGGGFGGGGGGGFGGGSGGGASDPWSTPAGPSDEPPF; this is encoded by the coding sequence ATGGCCGGCGAGACCGTCATCACCGTGATCGGCAACCTGACCTCCGACCCGGAGCTGCGGTTCACGCCGTCGGGGGCCGCGGTCGCCAACTTCACGGTCGCCTCGACGCCGCGCACCTTCGACCGGCAGTCGCAGGAGTGGAAGGACGGCGAGGCGCTGTTCCTCCGCTGCAACGTGTGGCGGCAGGCGGCGGAGAACGTCGCCGAGTCCCTCACCCGCGGCTCGCGGGTCATCGTCTCGGGGCGCCTCAAGCAGCGCTCGTTCGAGACCAAGGAGGGCGAGAAGCGCACTGTCGTCGAGCTCGAGGTCGACGAGATCGGCCCCTCGCTGCGCTACGCCACCGCGAAGGTCACCAAGGCCTCCCGCGGTGAGGGTGGTGGCGGCGGCTTCGGCGGCGGCGGTGGCGGCGGTTTCGGTGGTGGCAGCGGCGGCGGGGCCAGCGACCCCTGGTCGACGCCCGCCGGCCCGTCCGACGAACCGCCCTTCTGA
- the rpsF gene encoding 30S ribosomal protein S6, whose amino-acid sequence MRHYELMVILDPDLEERTIAPSLDRFLTVVTNSGGTVKTEIWGRRRLAYEIDKHVEGIYAIVDIQAEPAAVAELDRQLNLNEAVLRTKLMRPEVH is encoded by the coding sequence GTGCGTCACTACGAACTGATGGTCATCCTCGACCCCGACCTGGAGGAGCGCACGATCGCTCCCTCCCTCGACCGGTTCCTGACCGTCGTCACCAACAGCGGTGGCACCGTCAAGACCGAGATCTGGGGCCGGCGTCGCCTGGCCTACGAGATCGACAAGCACGTCGAGGGCATCTACGCCATCGTCGACATCCAGGCCGAGCCCGCCGCGGTCGCCGAGCTCGACCGCCAGCTCAACCTCAACGAGGCGGTCCTGCGCACCAAGCTCATGCGGCCCGAGGTCCACTGA
- a CDS encoding deoxyribonuclease IV, giving the protein MATHPVGVHVGPGLTEDNQLDAGGPLARAAEVDADGVQVFLGDPQGWKVPPPRPDAEALLAADVAVFVHAPYVLNVASTNNRIRIPSRKVLATHARASAAIGARGMVVHGGHVLAKDDPAAGFDNWRKTFVRQAEDGGFPLPLLIENTAGGDNAMARGLDAVDRLWEAVGEFGAGFVLDTCHAWAAGWDLATAVDDVRRTTGRIDLVHLNNSRDPAGSGRDRHAPLAAGEIPLELLLGVARAADCPVVLETPGDAAAHAEEVALVREALSGA; this is encoded by the coding sequence GTGGCGACCCACCCGGTCGGCGTCCACGTCGGACCCGGCCTGACCGAGGACAACCAGCTCGACGCCGGCGGCCCGCTGGCCCGCGCGGCGGAGGTGGACGCCGACGGGGTGCAGGTCTTCCTCGGCGACCCGCAGGGCTGGAAGGTCCCGCCGCCGCGCCCCGACGCCGAGGCCCTGCTCGCCGCCGACGTCGCGGTCTTCGTGCACGCGCCCTACGTGCTCAACGTGGCCTCGACCAACAACCGCATCCGCATCCCCAGCCGCAAGGTGCTGGCCACCCACGCCCGCGCCTCGGCGGCCATCGGGGCGCGCGGCATGGTGGTCCACGGCGGGCACGTGCTGGCCAAGGACGACCCGGCCGCCGGGTTCGACAACTGGCGCAAGACCTTCGTCCGGCAGGCCGAGGACGGCGGCTTCCCGCTGCCGCTGCTCATCGAGAACACCGCCGGCGGCGACAACGCGATGGCCCGCGGCCTGGACGCCGTCGACCGCCTGTGGGAGGCCGTCGGCGAGTTCGGCGCCGGCTTCGTCCTCGACACCTGCCACGCCTGGGCGGCCGGCTGGGACCTCGCCACGGCGGTGGACGACGTCCGCCGGACCACCGGCCGGATCGACCTGGTGCACCTGAACAACAGCCGCGACCCGGCCGGCTCCGGCCGCGACCGGCACGCGCCGCTGGCCGCGGGGGAGATCCCGCTGGAGCTGCTGCTCGGGGTGGCCCGGGCCGCCGACTGCCCCGTCGTCCTGGAGACGCCGGGCGACGCCGCCGCGCACGCCGAGGAGGTCGCCCTGGTCCGCGAGGCGCTGAGCGGGGCGTAG
- a CDS encoding glycosyltransferase family 87 protein, with the protein MSSSPTGPSAPATPPADGPAAFPGPEPAAPAAGRGPGPVGSPGPDRVVPTWSDPVAAQASEAVGGPWGRHAVTGRALFWTPLRVCLLFTTAVLALAWLKQSPCSDGNWAGSVQYTHFCYSDTVPLFGIHGLDGGALPYLDSAVEYPVLTGAFMALAATLGSAYGSLATAAGLLPQVPPVQAYYVATCLLLSLCALVTTRAVLGASGHRPWDAAAVGLSPLLLVHAFTNWDLFAVALAACGLWAWARERPVLAGVLLGLGAAAKLFPAILLGALFLLCLRAGRLRVWLRAALAAGVAWLVVDVPVALLAPENWSLFFRLNSSRPADPDTLWNMAITASGGTLFDGPLAEGETPTVLNALVAGCVLLVFAALGWLVLAAPVRPRVAQVAFLLVAGFLLVTKVWSPQYSLWLLPLAVLARPRWRSLLAWQATEAVLWVVRMLWYLGTDNRGVGTEWFFLAVTVRDLAVLVLMGLVVRDVWRPDGDVVRTSWPGVDDPAGGPLDGAGDAVTLRRRVEA; encoded by the coding sequence GTGAGCTCCTCCCCCACGGGCCCGTCCGCCCCGGCGACACCGCCGGCGGACGGGCCCGCGGCGTTCCCGGGACCGGAGCCCGCCGCTCCCGCGGCCGGCCGCGGTCCCGGCCCGGTGGGGTCTCCCGGCCCCGACCGGGTGGTGCCCACCTGGTCGGACCCGGTGGCCGCGCAGGCCAGCGAGGCCGTGGGCGGGCCCTGGGGGCGGCACGCGGTGACCGGGCGGGCGCTGTTCTGGACGCCCCTGCGCGTGTGCCTGCTGTTCACCACGGCCGTGCTGGCGCTGGCCTGGCTCAAGCAGTCGCCCTGCTCGGACGGCAACTGGGCGGGCTCGGTGCAGTACACCCACTTCTGCTACTCCGACACCGTCCCGCTGTTCGGCATCCACGGCCTCGACGGCGGCGCGCTGCCCTACCTCGACTCGGCCGTCGAGTACCCCGTCCTCACCGGCGCCTTCATGGCGCTGGCGGCCACCCTCGGCAGCGCCTACGGGAGCCTGGCGACGGCGGCCGGGCTGCTCCCCCAGGTGCCGCCGGTGCAGGCCTACTACGTGGCCACCTGCCTGCTGCTGAGCCTGTGCGCGCTGGTCACCACCCGCGCCGTCCTCGGCGCCTCCGGGCACCGGCCGTGGGACGCGGCCGCGGTCGGCCTCTCCCCGCTCCTGCTCGTGCACGCCTTCACCAACTGGGACCTGTTCGCCGTCGCCCTGGCCGCGTGCGGCCTGTGGGCGTGGGCGCGCGAGCGGCCGGTGCTGGCCGGCGTCCTGCTCGGGCTGGGCGCCGCGGCCAAGCTGTTCCCGGCGATCCTGCTCGGGGCGCTGTTCCTGCTGTGCCTGCGGGCCGGCCGGCTGCGGGTGTGGCTGCGCGCGGCGCTCGCCGCCGGCGTCGCCTGGCTCGTGGTCGACGTCCCGGTGGCGCTGCTGGCGCCGGAGAACTGGTCGCTGTTCTTCCGGCTCAACAGCAGCCGGCCGGCCGATCCCGACACCCTGTGGAACATGGCGATCACCGCCTCGGGCGGGACGCTGTTCGACGGGCCGCTGGCCGAGGGCGAGACGCCCACGGTGCTCAACGCGCTGGTCGCCGGCTGCGTGCTGCTGGTGTTCGCGGCGCTGGGCTGGCTGGTGCTCGCCGCGCCGGTGCGACCGCGGGTGGCCCAGGTCGCCTTCCTGCTGGTGGCCGGGTTCCTGCTGGTGACCAAGGTGTGGAGCCCGCAGTACTCGCTGTGGCTGCTGCCGCTGGCGGTCCTGGCCCGGCCGCGGTGGCGCTCGCTGCTGGCCTGGCAGGCCACCGAGGCGGTGCTGTGGGTCGTGCGGATGCTCTGGTACCTCGGCACCGACAACCGGGGGGTGGGCACCGAGTGGTTCTTCCTCGCGGTGACCGTGCGCGACCTCGCCGTCCTCGTGCTGATGGGCCTGGTCGTGCGCGACGTGTGGCGCCCCGACGGCGACGTCGTCCGCACGTCGTGGCCCGGCGTCGACGACCCCGCCGGCGGCCCGCTCGACGGCGCCGGCGACGCGGTCACCCTGCGACGCCGCGTCGAGGCGTAG
- a CDS encoding transglycosylase domain-containing protein, with protein sequence MPPHDETSPVGPQGPPRRPPAGRGSGGRPPAVRARSTAGRPGGSRPGARPAGAAPSGKKARTKKQRRRRRLKIALATLAGLFVLFGVFVGVVYATTEVPDPDSVQSAQTTVVYYADGTTEMARLGDTNRTNVALADVSEGARDAVLAAENRNFYSDPGISFTGIVRAAWNNVTGGSTQGGSTITQQYVKNAFLTSEQTFSRKFQELFLAVKLDNEYSKDEILENYLNTIYFGRGAYGIEAAANTYFGVSAAELTPQQGAVLAVLVRSPSSYDPEGNAEGAQDRWGLVLDAMVEEGWMTPAEREASVYPPVLPRPEGSSQGIPSGPEGLVVQQAIDELRAKGYTDQQLLAGGLQIVTTVDKPAQDAALAAVTDVMEGEPENLRQALVAIDPRTGAVRAYYGGANGTGNDYAQGQRQPGSSMKPYVLATALDQGISVNARRDGSSPQTFPDREAPVRNSGGASCGACTLVEAMTRSLNTTFYGLAYEVGPENVRETALAATGLPETWQGGPLGGNTTLANADGFTGSAIGIGEYEMRPIDQAHGFATFAAGGVERAPYFVSRVSDTSGAVLLEYGGESGEQVLRPEVANDVTFATEGVAQYSRRSLEGGREVASKTGTQGQGEDNSDAWMVGYTPSISTAVWMGNDSPSDPIVNSDGGIIYGSGLPGAIWQQFMDTVLEGTPEEDLPNSPRIRGDTGEGVAAPTTSSAPTTQSQPTQQPTTEAPPPTTEAPAPPTTEAPAPAPEPAPVPVPEPVPAPVPAPDVEDTGDQAGAPAPAPAPAPAPAPEPAPAPAPLPDGRPAG encoded by the coding sequence GTGCCTCCCCACGACGAGACCTCGCCGGTCGGCCCGCAGGGCCCGCCCCGGCGCCCGCCGGCCGGCCGCGGCTCCGGGGGCCGTCCGCCCGCCGTCCGTGCCCGCTCGACGGCGGGCCGCCCCGGCGGCTCCCGTCCCGGTGCGCGCCCCGCGGGCGCCGCACCGTCCGGCAAGAAGGCGCGCACGAAGAAGCAGCGCCGCCGTCGCCGGCTCAAGATCGCCCTGGCCACCCTGGCCGGGCTGTTCGTCCTGTTCGGCGTCTTCGTCGGCGTCGTCTACGCCACCACCGAGGTCCCGGACCCCGACTCGGTGCAGAGCGCGCAGACGACCGTCGTCTACTACGCCGACGGCACCACCGAGATGGCCCGCCTGGGCGACACCAACCGCACCAACGTGGCGCTGGCCGACGTCTCCGAGGGCGCCCGCGACGCGGTGCTCGCCGCCGAGAACCGGAACTTCTACTCCGACCCGGGCATCTCCTTCACCGGCATCGTCCGGGCGGCGTGGAACAACGTCACCGGCGGCTCCACGCAGGGTGGCTCGACGATCACCCAGCAGTACGTCAAGAACGCGTTCCTGACGTCGGAGCAGACCTTCAGCCGCAAGTTCCAGGAGCTGTTCCTCGCGGTCAAGCTCGACAACGAGTACTCGAAGGACGAGATCCTCGAGAACTACCTCAACACCATCTACTTCGGCCGCGGCGCCTACGGCATCGAGGCCGCGGCGAACACCTACTTCGGCGTCTCGGCCGCGGAGCTGACCCCGCAGCAGGGCGCCGTCCTCGCCGTCCTGGTCCGCAGCCCCAGCTCCTACGACCCCGAGGGCAACGCGGAGGGCGCGCAGGACCGCTGGGGCCTGGTCCTCGACGCGATGGTCGAGGAGGGCTGGATGACCCCGGCCGAGCGCGAGGCCTCGGTCTACCCGCCGGTGCTGCCGCGGCCGGAGGGCTCGTCGCAGGGCATCCCGTCCGGCCCGGAGGGCCTGGTCGTGCAGCAGGCCATCGACGAGCTGCGGGCCAAGGGCTACACCGACCAGCAGCTGCTGGCCGGCGGTCTGCAGATCGTCACGACCGTCGACAAGCCCGCCCAGGACGCCGCGCTGGCCGCCGTGACCGACGTGATGGAGGGCGAGCCGGAGAACCTGCGGCAGGCGCTGGTGGCCATCGACCCGCGCACCGGCGCGGTCCGCGCCTACTACGGCGGCGCGAACGGCACGGGCAACGACTACGCGCAGGGGCAGCGGCAGCCCGGCTCGTCGATGAAGCCCTACGTGCTGGCCACCGCACTGGACCAGGGCATCAGCGTCAACGCCCGGCGTGACGGCTCCTCGCCGCAGACCTTCCCCGACCGCGAGGCCCCGGTGCGCAACTCCGGCGGCGCCTCGTGCGGGGCGTGCACGCTGGTCGAGGCGATGACCCGCTCGCTGAACACCACCTTCTACGGGCTGGCCTACGAGGTGGGCCCGGAGAACGTCCGGGAGACGGCGCTGGCGGCCACCGGCCTGCCCGAGACGTGGCAGGGCGGCCCGCTCGGGGGCAACACCACGCTGGCCAACGCCGACGGCTTCACCGGATCGGCGATCGGCATCGGCGAGTACGAGATGCGCCCGATCGACCAGGCGCACGGCTTCGCCACCTTCGCCGCCGGCGGGGTGGAGCGGGCGCCGTACTTCGTCAGCCGGGTCAGCGACACCTCCGGCGCGGTGCTGCTGGAGTACGGCGGCGAGAGCGGTGAGCAGGTGCTGCGCCCCGAGGTCGCCAACGACGTCACCTTCGCGACGGAGGGCGTCGCCCAGTACTCGCGTCGCTCGCTCGAGGGCGGCCGCGAGGTGGCCAGCAAGACCGGTACCCAGGGGCAGGGTGAGGACAACTCCGACGCCTGGATGGTCGGCTACACCCCGTCGATCTCGACCGCGGTGTGGATGGGCAACGACTCGCCCAGCGACCCGATCGTCAACTCCGACGGCGGGATCATCTACGGCTCGGGCCTGCCGGGCGCCATCTGGCAGCAGTTCATGGACACCGTCCTCGAGGGCACGCCCGAGGAGGACCTGCCCAACTCGCCGCGCATCCGGGGCGACACGGGCGAGGGCGTGGCCGCGCCGACGACGTCGTCCGCGCCGACGACGCAGTCGCAGCCGACCCAGCAGCCGACCACGGAGGCACCGCCGCCCACCACGGAGGCCCCGGCGCCGCCCACCACGGAGGCCCCGGCACCCGCGCCGGAGCCGGCGCCCGTGCCGGTGCCGGAGCCGGTGCCCGCCCCGGTGCCGGCCCCTGACGTCGAGGACACCGGCGACCAGGCCGGCGCACCGGCCCCGGCACCGGCCCCGGCCCCGGCACCCGCGCCGGAGCCGGCACCTGCGCCGGCCCCGCTACCGGACGGCCGGCCGGCCGGCTGA
- a CDS encoding DUF5318 family protein, translating to MPGRRSVVDYSLQRRAVLADVQSGRTGVFEVCDASPYLTRAARYHGRLTDLPCPVCRRERLTQVNYVYGESLGHVSGQAKTETELARMDAAQEEFSVYTVEVCRACGWNHLDSSYVLGAEPAPGRQPRRARRRAGTEQR from the coding sequence GTGCCCGGACGTCGCTCCGTCGTGGACTACTCGCTGCAACGGCGAGCCGTCCTCGCCGACGTGCAGTCCGGGCGCACCGGGGTCTTCGAGGTCTGTGACGCCAGCCCGTACCTCACCCGCGCCGCGAGGTACCACGGCCGGCTCACCGACCTCCCCTGCCCGGTGTGCCGCCGCGAGCGCCTCACGCAGGTGAACTACGTCTACGGCGAGTCGCTCGGGCACGTGTCCGGGCAGGCGAAGACCGAGACCGAACTCGCCCGGATGGACGCCGCGCAGGAGGAGTTCTCCGTCTACACCGTCGAGGTGTGCCGGGCGTGCGGCTGGAACCACCTGGACTCCTCGTACGTCCTGGGGGCCGAGCCGGCCCCCGGTCGCCAGCCGCGCCGGGCCCGGCGCCGCGCCGGCACCGAGCAGCGGTAG
- a CDS encoding PadR family transcriptional regulator, whose amino-acid sequence MLEFAILGLLQQAPMHGYELRKQLAEVLGGLRSISYGSLYPALKRLHAAGLVTTDEPDRHAPLPADAPPLTGRRGKVVYTITAEGKERFAELVSQAGPEAYDDGRLFGVHLAFFRHTAADVRLRILEGRRRTVERQREGLRSSLARTRERLDRYTLELQRHGLDSVDREVRWLSELIDSERRDPGPGQPPEPQRGAD is encoded by the coding sequence GTGCTCGAGTTCGCCATCCTCGGCCTGCTGCAGCAGGCCCCCATGCACGGCTACGAGCTGCGCAAGCAGCTCGCCGAGGTGCTCGGGGGGCTGCGCAGCATCTCCTACGGCTCGCTGTACCCCGCGCTCAAGCGGTTGCACGCCGCCGGGCTGGTCACCACCGACGAGCCCGACCGGCACGCGCCGCTGCCGGCCGACGCACCGCCGCTCACCGGCCGGCGCGGGAAGGTGGTCTACACGATCACCGCTGAGGGCAAGGAGCGCTTCGCCGAGCTGGTCAGCCAGGCCGGCCCCGAGGCGTACGACGACGGCAGGCTCTTCGGCGTCCACCTGGCCTTCTTCCGGCACACCGCCGCCGACGTGCGGCTGCGCATCCTCGAAGGGCGCCGCCGCACGGTCGAACGGCAGCGGGAGGGTCTGCGGTCCTCACTGGCGAGGACCCGGGAACGGCTCGACCGCTACACGCTGGAGCTGCAGCGCCACGGCCTCGACTCGGTCGACCGGGAGGTGCGCTGGCTGTCGGAGCTCATCGACAGCGAGCGGCGCGACCCGGGCCCGGGTCAGCCCCCGGAGCCGCAGCGCGGCGCCGACTGA